In Clostridium omnivorum, the DNA window TACAAGTAAGTAAAAGTGAATTAAAACCAGGGGATTTGGTATTGTTTGGATATTCAGGAAGCCCGCATCATGTAGGAATTTATATAGGCAATAATTGCTATATTCACTCTCCTAGAACGGGAGACGTAATAAGAATTGCACCTTTGGACCGAACAGATTTTTTGATTGGAGTAAAGGTTTTATAATCTTATAAGAAGTATCATTTTGTAATACTAAAAGTTATTGGTAAAGTATAAAAGAATATTGACTAATTTAGTAGAGATTTCTATAATGGACTTATGCAGTTAAAGCATTAGGAGGACTAAAGATGAATTTAGATGAAAAATTTCAATTACTAAAAGAAAGTATAATAAATTTAGGAAGCGCAGCTATAGCATATTCAGGAGGCGTTGACAGTACTTTTCTATTAAAAGTTGCTTATGATGTTTTAGGTGATAAGGTTATAGCAGTTACAGCCAAATCTTCTACATATCCTGAAAGAGAGTTTAAGGAGGCTACTTCATATATTAGCCATTTAGGAGCAAAACATATTGTTATTATTTCTGAAGAATTAGATATACAAGGATTTTCTAAAAATCCAACTAATAGATGCTATTTTTGCAAAAAGGAACTTTTTACTAAGATTAAGGAAGTAGCGGCTAGCCATAATATTAAATATGTATTGGATGGATCTAATTCAGATGATACAGGTGATTTTAGACCTGGGATGAAAGCTGCAAGGGAACTTCAAGTCATTAGTCCTTTAAAAGATGCAGGACTAACTAAAAAAGATATTAGGGAATTGTCTAAACGATTAAATGTTCCTACATGGAATAAACCTTCTTTCGCTTGTCTTTCTTCACGAATTCCTTATGGAAACGAAATTACCGTAGAAAAGTTAGGAATGGTAGAAAAGGCCGAGCAGATGCTTTTAGATATGGGATTTTGGCAGGTAAGAGTTAGGCATCATGGAGAAATAGCAAGGATAGAGGTTAGTCAAGAAGAAAGAGAAAAATTTTTCAGTATAGAGATTATGGATAAGATAGGAACTGAATTTAGGAAAATAGGTTTTAAGTATGTAACTTTAGATCTATTAGGATATAGAACTGGTAGTATGAATGAAGTTTTGACAGAAGATCAAAAGACTATATAATAGTAAAATATAAATTAAAATTTTATATAATTTGTAAAAGAATAGCTTAGCTATTCTTTTTTTATTAATATAAAAGCTATTTGAAGAATATATTTATAATGCATACATTTAAAGTATCCAAAACAAAAGTTACTATAAAAACGAAGGGGGATAATAGAATGAGAAAGGTTAAAATAGAGGATGCAATTGGACTTGCAATAGGACACGA includes these proteins:
- the larE gene encoding ATP-dependent sacrificial sulfur transferase LarE; amino-acid sequence: MNLDEKFQLLKESIINLGSAAIAYSGGVDSTFLLKVAYDVLGDKVIAVTAKSSTYPEREFKEATSYISHLGAKHIVIISEELDIQGFSKNPTNRCYFCKKELFTKIKEVAASHNIKYVLDGSNSDDTGDFRPGMKAARELQVISPLKDAGLTKKDIRELSKRLNVPTWNKPSFACLSSRIPYGNEITVEKLGMVEKAEQMLLDMGFWQVRVRHHGEIARIEVSQEEREKFFSIEIMDKIGTEFRKIGFKYVTLDLLGYRTGSMNEVLTEDQKTI